The Tessaracoccus timonensis sequence CCCTGCTGCCCCCAGCCGTAAGGCGGTGACCACAAGGAAGCGATCATCAAAGGCGGTCGAAACCACTACCTTGGTGCGCAATCGGTGAGGTGCCAGGCGTCGCAGGACTTCCAGTCCATCAATTCGAGGCATATGCAGGTCGAGGAGCGCAATGTCGGGCGCTATATCGATGATGGTTTCGGCTGCTTTCGAGGCATCGTCGATGCTTGCAAGCACCTCAAGGTTTGGAGCATGGCGGTGAAGGATTGTTCGATAGGCCGCAAGCGTGCTCGTTTCATCGTCGACGAGCACCACCGTGTGGCGGGGCAGCTGAACTGCGCCTGACATCATCTGAGCGCCACCACGGCCGAGACGTATGCGTCACGCATGTTGCCGGGAACGGTCAGATTATGCTGAAACAACGGTTTCAGCTGTGCTCCCGTGGCATATGCATCAACGTGGAGGCCGTCGACATCATGATCGCCGAATGCAACCATCAGATCTCCCCGTACTGACAACTGTGCAAGGCCTCGGTCGAGCTGCAGGGTTTCGACTTTCATCGAGGGAAGCCGAACAACGGACACATGGCGATAGTCGGAAAGAGGACGAACGCTGGGGTTCATCGCTGTGTGTGCGATGTACATTATGCTGTCA is a genomic window containing:
- a CDS encoding response regulator transcription factor, which translates into the protein MMSGAVQLPRHTVVLVDDETSTLAAYRTILHRHAPNLEVLASIDDASKAAETIIDIAPDIALLDLHMPRIDGLEVLRRLAPHRLRTKVVVSTAFDDRFLVVTALRLGAAGYLLKTASAQQLVWALYAAAADDLPLSPEIAGMLVRGSQSVKGNGATLSQRELDVLRALCDGETNKQIAQRLFLAESTVKQYVSTIANKLGVSTRTQILIAAAKSGLIAW